In Magallana gigas chromosome 1, xbMagGiga1.1, whole genome shotgun sequence, the sequence tactctcagtactttaaTTATTTAGGTAAGCAAGGGTGACTACAAATGTATTGCATAGGAATAtgattgatgattttttttttctttttatagaatcagaagtaaaaggCAGATTCAATAATGACCACTATCAAATAATGTTGGAACACCTTTCGGATAGATCCGGAGATATTGGTACAGATTGCAGAGAAAAACAATCGTATTTGTCTATAATGCCAAATTATCCTGTGTCTCCAACGGGAGAGATATCACAAGAACTTTCTCTGTTAAAAAGACATTCAAAATATACAGGTAGGGACATCCTTAAtcccattttgaaaaaaagtttgtcCTAAGTAATGTAATAATAAATAAGAATAGATCGAACAAGATTTCTATTGTGTAGAAGAATAGAAATAGAGAAGAAACAAGCTTATAGTTTAGTGTTACCTTTGTGCTCATTATGTAGATGatcattttagattttaaatatttttttacagataTGTCTACTGTGTACAGGGCTGTACACACAGCAAGTATAAACGTGTCTTTAAAGGAAGTGAAACACATATCCTGTTTGACACCAAACAGATTGTGGGTTAGTGATATGAAAAAAGTTCAAGAAATCGATGAAAAAGGCCACCTTCTCAGAGAACTGGACATTTGCTTTACATTATTTGGTAGCCACACCTTAACAAAAAGCGGCGACCTTCTCTTTTTGAAAGATAATGATGTTTTTATGTTGACATCAAAAGGGGAAATAAGGAACCTTTATATTAGCGCATCCTTACATTTTTGTATTCATTCCTCTAGACTTACCGGCGACATTTTAATTGGTGACATTAATATAGTCACAAGATACAACAATTTAGGGATGAAAATAGATCAAATTGAGTTTGACAACGATGGACGTTCATTATATGTGGAAACAATATTCATAACGGAGAACATAAATGAAGACATCATAGTATCGGACAATGGGAAGAACGCAATAGTTGCAATTAACAAATCACGGCGACATCTTTTTTGTTACAAAGGCCATCGACCTCGAATTACGTTTCGTCCTGGTGGCATATGCACAGATATGTTTGGACAAATTCTTGTTTGTAATGTCTCTGAAAACCCAAATGTTCATCTACTCGATCAAAAAGGACACTTTCTGGCGTATCTACTGACTGAATATCAACATGGTTTAGATTGTCCTCAGGCCCTTTGTGTTGACAGCGAACACAATCTATACGTAGGATTTTGCAATGATAATGAAATAAACGTGTACAGGTATATCAGAGAAAAGACGATCAAAGACAAGAAAACGACAGAAGCAGATATACAAAAGGAATTACCAGGTACACGCttcgaatttattttttttcttaataatggTCATATATATAGGAAGCCGCTGAGCTAATCGTCAAATACTACATGAAGTTTCAATCAAtgcataatttatatttatttgcgTATTACCTCACCTGAACCAGAATTTTGTGGGTGATTTATTAATCAcgtcctctctctctctctctctctctctctctctctctctctctctctctctctctctctctctctctctctctctccgtgaCTGCGACTGCTTGATTGAATCACACAAGTTGTAAGGTTTTCTTCTAAGAAAGAGGATTCTTAATCTGTGGTTTTATAAAATCTAAACCATTTTCAAAGAGGGGATTATTATTGACCGGTTCACGTAAAATATGTACCCTTCTCAATATTCACTGAAACAGACAtgtcaacattcaaaattttaagtaCACGTAACTGAGCACGctgttttagctcacctgagctaaaagcttaagtgagctattttgatcatattttgtctttcgtccgtctgtccgtccgtctgtatgTCCGTCTGTCTctccgtaaacttttcatatcTTCACCAGAACCACTGAGACAATTTCTACTAAACTTGACATAAGTCATCCTTATGCAAAGGAGATATACAGTTGTGAAAAATTAGGGCTACGCCCTTTTTCAGAGGGACAGAATTaggaatgattaaaaaaattgaagacattgggggtaggatggggccacaatggggaggggGAGAGGGGCAAGTTTTTtgcatagggatatatagaacTAACCTTTCAAAACCTTCCTCTCAAAAACTTATTACACAGGAGAGCTGAAACTGGTGTTAAAACTTCTTCAGGAAGTGTAGCTACACCGTTGTGAAAATCAGGACGTCCAGTGGTAGGATGGGGGCACAATGGCggatcaaatttttacataggtatatatggagtaaatcctgtaaaatctttaaaaactaatCATCCTGGAAAACTCAAACGTGTGTGTTAGCATTTTCAGTGTAAATACAAATTTGTGAATATCATGATCTccagggatagggtggggccacaatgtgggGTCAAAGTCTTATATAGAAATGTAATGTATAgaattaatcttttaattttttttctcggaAACTAATCCGCCaaaaaagctgacacttgtgtggatgcatcctcaggtagtgcaaattcaaagttatgaaaaccATGAACCCTGGGTGTAGGGTGGATCCACAataggggtcgaagttttacttAAGAATAtgcagagaaaatcttttaaaaacttgttcTCTGAGATTAAATacccaggaaagctaaaacttgtgtagAACATCTTCGGATAGTTgctaaaatcatgacccccggatctacatgtattattgcaCATTTTGCAGATAGTTTGTATAATGACTCCAATGAGctgattttatgatatatattgttcctcaggtgagtgatgtggcccatggtcCTCTTGTTGAAAAGAATGTTTTAGCAAGAGAAATAGAGGAGTCGGCCCGAAAAAATTTTTAATACCACACAGTAAAACTACCAAAATAGAAAGGCATCCAACCCTTGTCCCcgcaaaacatatttttttttctcgaaatttttgGCTCTAAAAATTATTTCTGTCTTACAGaacaattcaaataaaatgatataacagTCAACATGTTTGTCTTTCGTAACTGCtgtaatcaatttaaaaaatctacagaatgataatttttttttctgaaaaccacCATTTATTCTACATTCtgaaataaccccccccccattcaatcacatatatatatatatatatatatatatatatatatatatatatatatatatatatatatatatatatatatatccaagaAAAACCTCAAAGGtcggtgaaatatatataaaacttaaatatatgaaaacactaaatcgagtaaaacataagcgctttcattttcttcagatgttttacaatactgtaattttaattattgtaaaacatctgaagaaaatgaaagcgcttatgttttactcgatctttgtgtttttatttatttaagtttatatatatatatatatatggtggGGGGTGAGTTGGTGATGTAGATTATAAATTGCCCAAAAGCATAACCATTGGAAAATGATGGGGCCTTGGAAGGCCTTCATAAATGTATCtttgaaagtattttgaaatCTTTATCTTAAGGGTTCTCACACACAAAATTTTTGCAAACAAGCCCACTTTTCTAAATTACTTTAAGATATGGATTcctaacattttttaaaattaaaaaaagacatgaaaaaattcaatttttcgttggggggggggtcacctttttaaaattgtaccgctattcaagaaaataaaagttcCTACGGTATTCGAAGTCAGGACCAGCGAGTCCGTAGGTCTAAGCTAAACCCGCTACGCCACAGAGATATCCATAAAAGATTGGCGATTTATACCGTTTTACAATGCGTTCAAATGTAACGTACTGTCATTAAAAGTAAAAGCTTAAGTCACGGGGTGTTGAGGATCCTTAAGATCTACGGTGTCAATTTTTCTGTAGTAACCATATAACCATTATGAAAGTTTAGATAAAAATCCTAATTTGAGGTAATCCTTTATATATAAACCTTTTATTTTAGGCAGGTGTTATAAGAAAATTCAGTTTCACACGATGTTTGGATATTCAAGGCATAGCAAATTTTGGAATAATGCTGAGACTACAAATGTACTAGTAGATACCGTATGTACTATAATTGGATGTGATCCAACGGATATTCATGGAACTTTATTTGATAAATCCAACAATTATCTGGATTTAGAAATTGATgacatacttttaaaaaaaattctatcaaTGACAccagaagaaaaaaacaatctATGGAAACAGGGTTTCGACTTTTTCATCGCTGACTTCATCACAGTCTATTTAAAACGACTGAAAGGTAAATTCTGTTATTTACTCTAATGAGtggtatacatttatatttagttTTCAGATATTTTATTAATACGTCACCACAATATTGagatacatttaatatttgataaacacAGTCAACATCAAATCGTATTCCATTGGTGATTAGCAAATTAGTAAGCTtgttaggtaaaaaaaattatccaccAGAAttactttatcattttttcatataaatatatgatgAGTTTAGCTATATATTATGATTAGGTAATGACAGACTCTATTCTTTATAGCTTCTGTctagtttgttttattaaaagaatatacAAAGCTCTCTTTCTCAAagagttattattattataaaattatttttggaaGGATTAATAGTACAGTAATGATGACGTTCTAAATTATCTATCgaaattaattgtttaaaattcattaacgTTCCGTTTACAAATTTGCTAGATTTGACCTACTTTTGATACTACAAAAATCCAACAGAAATAAACTTCTCACCATAAATTGTTTATGATTAGCAAAATTGTTGTCATTTTGGTAAAggtgaaattttatgaaatcaaaatgacatttttaaaatatgctatCTGGAATTGGTTTGGtgtattttccaaatatttcttattgagtatcagataaaaaataaaagacgaAGTAGTATTTTAGTGACACAAAATGTACGAGATGATATCTTAAATCATCTAAAGAATCTAACGTTTGCTATTATATGCTTCAAAAGACGTAaataagataaaagaaaaatcaaaataaatcaaatttcctctttttcaataaacatctacctgtatttttgttgtttcaCGTCTACTtcgaaaaaaagatattaatatacaaATTCATACATTTGATAACATTGTTAAAAACAACTTTTAGATTAAGgtgatgaattaaaaaaaaacatgcttttGAAAACTCAAACCCTAACTAAAGACAATCCTATTTCAATCCATTTTTTCAGGTTTAATTTCCATGTCCAATTATGAGAAAGTTCAGTTTCACAAGAAGCATAGTTTTTCAAAGAACCACAGATTAATGATAATAAGGAAGACTTTTGACACCGTTTGTTCCATAGTGAGATGTTTTCCAATGGACATTTGTGAAATGATTTGGGACGAATCCAACAATTCTCtgaattttgaaatcaatacaatatatttGGAACAACTTCTTTTCATGTCACCAGAAGATAAACACAGACTAAGGGAACTAGATTTCGACTTTTTCATCGCTAATTCCACAacagtttttttaaaacgtCCTAAAGGTAAATTATCCTATGTTATCAAATAGTGATATACGTTTAAATTTATTTGGACCTACTGTTAATGCATCATCATAATATTGAGACATAGCTAATGAATGATAAACACAGTCAGCATCAAATCTTATAACCTTACCTATAACATAGATATTTTGCTATACACAGATTGCATTTTCATTTGCAGACTACTCTGCATTTTCAACAATGCTCAAAATTTGTGTCTCTTTTTCTTCTTCGTATAtggatacatttttatttactacTAAAGAGATAGATAAGATAACGACAGACCAATCCAAACATGAATATGTATCGGGTGTACTTCTCCACCAAGACCATTTCTTTATTTGGATAAATCTCTGTCTTTACACGCGTTCGTGAATAGAATATAAATTGGTTTGATTCTTTAATTGCAAATAGAATTTAATACTTgttatgtaatattaaaacacgCTTTTGTAAATCTTCCAAGAGTTATATTTTTGTCTTGTTTACTCGTGTGTGTTATACCTTTTAAtgtcataaattttaattacaatttaagCAAAAGCGAGCTTTCATACAACTatgaataaatgtttttctgttttgtggattttttgttgattgtttttgtttggttaaatttttggctgttttgtttattttttttttatctcgatGACGATTTCATACATTTCTTGTTGACAAGGATGATGTTAGATTTTGCATTCAATTGTccgtttaaacatttttttcacactCTAATTGCTGAATGTGTCAATCAAACTATTGTATTTTGaattcagatttaaaaaatgattataaagtGTTTCGAAACGTTATAGTAAACTTTCGATCAGGAGGATGTGACATAATGGACCATAAATAACCGAACCATTAAATTTATACAGCTGTTTAAAGTTACTTAAATATGTTGCAACTTTAATTTAGTTACTTAAAGCATACATTATTTTACAGTTtcatgtcatctatataataaTCATTTTAGATTACagcgtatataattttattatttgcatTGCTATggtattaaatgaaattaaaacagacATTAGAATAATATGGGTCAAATGCTACCAGCAATGGAAATAAAACCCATTGTACAACAGAAGTTTATAATTCCTATTGAGAGTATGCAGCAATAACACACAAAATACTCTGTCCTTTTTGTAGTAAAcgtaatcttaaaaaaaaagattaggTTCGAATGAATCGAAATAACTTTATCGAAGTTCAAAGAAATTTTGTCCACCTTTTTAATACCAAAAAATGAAAAGCTATTAACTTTCAATTCAGATAGCTTAAACATGTTATGATATGTTATTCTTTAACAAAAGAACAAAATCTTATTAATTGAAGAACATTTAccattcattaaaatgaaatgttggCTATAGGTCTAATAATTGATTGAATAGATTTATGCTATTACGTTAGTAATGGTAAAGTTAAATCTTAGTCGTCTTTTTCTAATTAAATCCTATGAGATTTAAATTTTCTTGGTAATTATGTGTATTACACGATAAAGGGGCCATCAATTATCATCTTGCAAAAATTACGGAATTTGTTGTAAAAACAGGCAAAGTTACATCAAAAACGTAATTGTTTGATATCCAATATAACTGCGTTGATTAATTAGTCAATAGTGCTACTACATTTTACTGACTTGTCAAAAACACAATTACCTATCTCAAAATTCCTTAAGCTTAATGCCTATTGACAAAGAAAGACATAGCTTAATGGCTCGGGGCAAACGTATCGGGATGAATACAAATGTATCAGCAATTGTTCCAAACAGGGACTCAGATCATAGTGATTGGGCCACAAGATTATAAACTTTTTTGGTGATGCCCGTACTAAAACTCGTATTCCTCACTCTACTGAGTACGACTCAAAAATCAAAGGCAAATACACTTTTGAAGTATGTTCttctatggaacgccatagctgtcTTGTGCTTGTTATATCATGAGGAAGTGGAGCTGAGTCATATTATTTAATGTTAAGACAgtgttttattacataaatatggtgctttattgtataaagatgtttaattattatatgatgataatgttttattatattagGATAATGCTATTTAATATGATACTGCTTTTAgagatcatgttttttttatgaatgagCATTTTTATCTGATAGTCCCTTTTGAATGATGGTGGTTTTTTATGTGATGATGTTTGTTTATATGATGACATTCTAATGAGAAGgtgtgtttttttaatgtaataataCCTTTGTATATGAAGGTGCTACATGTATGAAGGTGCTTTTTTAATTCGAGAGTGCCgtttttatataatagtgtgTTTTTAAGTGATGGCTCTTGTTTATATGATGGTACTTTTTTAATATGATGCTGCTTTTTTACATGAATGTGCCCTTAATGTGATACTTTTTTTAGTTTACTTTAGTTTACATGAGTTAACACAGaagacctattgctatccgttttcgtccgttaacaattttgaatttttaacttcttcttacgcgggtaggttaaggcaactccaaGTTTAATGACTGTCAATATTATGATCAATTTCAAAACtgggttttttaaagaaaacagtgcggaatattaataccaaatgaatgtgttcaccaagatattatttttatactttgGAATTGActcgatctttgaagctgccgtgccatggtatcacgtgacagttaaaaatagatcacttgtttaccttaacaaaaaatcaaaaagtgtaacactaccccgaagttcatttgtatgtttgctacaataatttgatcggcaattagttcatgtttattagtattactgctagaatcctattgttaattgcatgaaataaatattgtaaatatttatcggaaaccctctaaacttctataatttcattgtaaatactacgtatttttcatttaaaacaatgaagcacaggattctagcagcacttttcgaGTAGTCtaggtcatataccgttgatatttaccaaagtcatctttcatattatccggggtagtgttacacttttgccttttttgtacacactgacagaggaaaggctggtcaagccatataaatgtcgatctgcttaccttataacactcgctgattaaacaaaatatccatgcctgtattatcctgattatatcctaact encodes:
- the LOC136276003 gene encoding uncharacterized protein, whose amino-acid sequence is MEQHNKDKLRRLNIDYFIVDFIIVYLQIPKESEVKGRFNNDHYQIMLEHLSDRSGDIGTDCREKQSYLSIMPNYPVSPTGEISQELSLLKRHSKYTDMSTVYRAVHTASINVSLKEVKHISCLTPNRLWVSDMKKVQEIDEKGHLLRELDICFTLFGSHTLTKSGDLLFLKDNDVFMLTSKGEIRNLYISASLHFCIHSSRLTGDILIGDINIVTRYNNLGMKIDQIEFDNDGRSLYVETIFITENINEDIIVSDNGKNAIVAINKSRRHLFCYKGHRPRITFRPGGICTDMFGQILVCNVSENPNVHLLDQKGHFLAYLLTEYQHGLDCPQALCVDSEHNLYVGFCNDNEINVYRYIREKTIKDKKTTEADIQKELPGELKLVLKLLQEV